In Paenibacillus hexagrammi, the following are encoded in one genomic region:
- the rplL gene encoding 50S ribosomal protein L7/L12, translated as MSNAQILEAIKGMTILELNDLVKAIEEEFGVTAAAPVAVVAGGAAAVEEAQTEFDVILTNAGASKINVIKVVREITGLGLKEAKDLVDGAPKPIKEKVGQEEAEAVKAKLTEAGATVEVK; from the coding sequence ATGAGTAACGCACAAATCTTGGAAGCCATCAAAGGCATGACTATTTTGGAACTGAACGATCTGGTTAAAGCAATCGAAGAAGAATTTGGCGTAACTGCAGCAGCTCCAGTAGCTGTAGTAGCAGGCGGAGCAGCAGCAGTTGAAGAAGCTCAAACTGAGTTTGACGTAATCTTGACTAACGCTGGTGCATCCAAAATCAACGTAATTAAAGTTGTTCGTGAAATCACTGGTCTAGGTTTGAAAGAAGCAAAAGACCTGGTAGACGGCGCTCCTAAACCAATCAAAGAAAAAGTTGGTCAAGAAGAAGCAGAAGCTGTCAAAGCAAAACTTACAGAAGCTGGCGCTAC